From one Paludisphaera rhizosphaerae genomic stretch:
- a CDS encoding class II fumarate hydratase, with amino-acid sequence MATTRPERDSMGEMEVPADAYYGAQSERARRNFEIGSLKFPRPFLRALGLIKKSAAKVNVELGLLDSQLGTLIEQAAQEVADGRRDDQFPLVIFQTGSGTSTNMNANEVIAGLANEKATGRRGGRSPVHPNDAVNLGQSSNDVIPTAIHVSAREEIERRLLPALTRLRNALAERAEAFDGIVKIGRTHLQDAVPIRLGQEFAGYASQIDHGLRRLATASEALAELPIGGTALGTGVNTHAEFPARMAEAIGRETGLTFRPASSFFEAMAGRDAVVEASAMLRTTAVSLSNIANNLRLLGSGPRCGIGEIKIPELQPGSSIMPGKVNPVIPEAVMMVAAQVVGNDATIAWANALGSNFDLNVMMPVMAYNLLESIELMTAAAEHLVAKCIDAREFLSGQKAHGTTRMEADEARCREHVERSLAMCTALAPRIGYDNAAALAKTAYRDGATIRELAHSMAGLDPDAVAGKLGDPASAEVLRKHGGFPSAAEIDRLLDPMSQTERGMGGVGGGGG; translated from the coding sequence ATGGCCACGACGCGACCTGAGCGCGATTCGATGGGCGAGATGGAAGTGCCGGCCGACGCCTATTACGGAGCGCAGAGCGAGCGAGCCCGGCGCAACTTCGAGATCGGTTCGCTCAAATTCCCCCGCCCCTTTCTACGGGCGTTGGGGCTCATCAAGAAGAGTGCGGCGAAGGTTAACGTCGAGTTGGGTCTGCTGGACTCCCAACTCGGAACGCTGATCGAGCAGGCCGCGCAGGAGGTCGCCGACGGCCGTCGCGACGACCAGTTCCCGCTAGTAATCTTCCAGACGGGGAGCGGCACGTCCACGAACATGAACGCCAACGAGGTCATCGCCGGGCTGGCCAACGAGAAGGCGACCGGCCGTCGCGGGGGACGTTCGCCGGTCCACCCCAACGACGCCGTGAATTTGGGGCAGTCGTCGAATGACGTCATCCCGACGGCCATCCACGTCTCGGCGCGCGAGGAGATCGAGCGACGTTTGCTGCCCGCCCTGACCCGCCTGCGCAATGCACTGGCCGAACGCGCCGAGGCTTTCGACGGGATCGTCAAGATCGGTCGCACCCACCTGCAAGACGCGGTGCCGATCCGGCTGGGCCAGGAGTTCGCCGGCTACGCTTCCCAGATCGATCACGGGCTGCGGAGGCTGGCGACGGCGTCCGAGGCCCTGGCGGAGCTTCCCATCGGCGGCACGGCGTTGGGGACAGGCGTGAACACCCACGCAGAATTCCCGGCGCGAATGGCCGAGGCGATCGGCCGTGAGACCGGTCTCACGTTTCGCCCCGCCTCGAGCTTCTTCGAGGCGATGGCGGGGCGTGACGCCGTCGTCGAGGCCTCGGCGATGCTCCGCACGACGGCGGTGAGCCTGTCGAACATCGCCAACAACCTCCGGCTCCTGGGAAGCGGCCCGCGCTGCGGGATCGGCGAGATCAAGATCCCGGAGTTGCAGCCGGGAAGCTCGATTATGCCGGGAAAAGTCAACCCGGTGATTCCCGAAGCCGTCATGATGGTCGCCGCGCAGGTTGTCGGCAACGACGCAACGATCGCCTGGGCCAACGCGCTGGGGTCGAATTTCGACCTCAACGTCATGATGCCCGTCATGGCGTACAATCTGTTGGAGTCGATCGAGTTGATGACGGCCGCGGCCGAGCATCTCGTCGCCAAGTGCATCGACGCTCGCGAGTTCCTCTCGGGTCAGAAGGCCCACGGGACGACGCGCATGGAGGCCGACGAGGCTCGCTGCCGGGAGCACGTCGAGCGCAGTCTGGCGATGTGCACGGCGCTCGCGCCTCGAATCGGCTATGACAACGCCGCGGCCCTGGCGAAGACCGCCTACCGCGACGGGGCGACGATCCGGGAACTGGCTCACTCGATGGCGGGGCTCGATCCAGACGCCGTCGCCGGCAAACTCGGCGATCCGGCATCGGCCGAGGTACTCCGGAAACACGGGGGCTTTCCGTCGGCGGCCGAGATCGATCGGCTGCTCGACCCGATGAGTCAGACGGAACGCGGCATGGGGGGCGTTGGCGGCGGCGGGGGCTGA
- a CDS encoding M4 family metallopeptidase translates to MHRFAFAASLISAIAFGCVVSAEDNPDVKAGTGLLKEGDDLADKGQPNEAQIRYKEAFEKILPKLRGIPFRHEVKRDVTKREKMQEMLLKEFEADMTPAEFEAQEKTYKAFGMIPADMDLKKLLVDVYSEEIAAYYDPKTKTMYMIEEPEEQRNKPPTFLEKFLGKTGGFDKDENKTVIAHEMTHALSDQHFDLDALHEASKKNDDHSMAVSALIEGEATLAMMAAGQDDWDGSQIVKTPAEALGRTMEFMAPFLTSLGGGKSLKNAPPIISDSMLFPYLRGLVYCARLANDDGWKGIDAAYLDPPLSTEQILHPSKYRAKPDYPTLVDLGAISPGDGWKEIARNVMGEMQTAVMLKRHGGGPAAAGWDGDRYAVFEGPDAKLGLVWMTTWDSEDDAQQFAEAYARYQTSRMGDKKFQPVEVPRSLWRAVDDVTWIVDRRGSDVVVVEGFPPSTSSPLVESAFKSAKTEMKPTPREPKPAVPEPAH, encoded by the coding sequence ATGCATCGTTTCGCCTTCGCGGCGTCGTTGATCTCCGCCATCGCCTTCGGTTGTGTCGTCTCAGCAGAGGACAACCCGGACGTCAAGGCGGGAACCGGGCTCCTGAAAGAAGGCGACGACCTTGCCGACAAGGGACAGCCCAACGAGGCCCAGATCCGTTACAAGGAGGCCTTCGAGAAGATCCTCCCAAAACTTCGCGGAATCCCCTTCCGCCACGAGGTCAAGCGCGACGTCACCAAGCGCGAGAAGATGCAGGAGATGCTCCTCAAGGAGTTCGAGGCGGACATGACCCCCGCCGAGTTCGAGGCCCAGGAGAAAACCTACAAGGCCTTCGGCATGATCCCGGCGGACATGGATCTGAAGAAACTCCTCGTCGACGTCTACTCTGAGGAGATCGCCGCTTACTACGATCCCAAGACCAAGACGATGTACATGATTGAGGAGCCTGAGGAGCAGCGGAACAAGCCCCCCACGTTCCTGGAGAAGTTCCTCGGCAAGACGGGAGGGTTCGACAAGGACGAGAACAAGACGGTCATCGCCCACGAGATGACCCACGCCCTCTCCGACCAGCACTTCGATCTGGACGCCCTGCACGAGGCCTCGAAGAAGAACGACGACCATTCGATGGCGGTCTCCGCACTCATCGAAGGCGAGGCGACGCTCGCCATGATGGCCGCCGGCCAGGATGACTGGGACGGGAGCCAGATCGTCAAGACTCCCGCCGAGGCGCTGGGCCGCACCATGGAGTTCATGGCGCCGTTTCTGACCTCCCTGGGTGGCGGCAAGTCGCTGAAGAACGCTCCGCCGATCATCTCGGATTCGATGCTCTTCCCCTATCTCCGCGGCCTGGTCTACTGCGCCCGCCTCGCCAACGACGACGGCTGGAAGGGGATCGACGCCGCCTACCTCGATCCGCCGCTCTCGACCGAGCAGATCCTCCATCCCTCGAAGTATCGGGCCAAGCCGGATTACCCCACTCTCGTCGACCTGGGGGCGATTTCCCCGGGTGATGGCTGGAAGGAGATCGCCCGCAACGTGATGGGTGAAATGCAGACGGCCGTCATGCTCAAGCGCCACGGGGGCGGGCCCGCCGCCGCCGGCTGGGACGGCGACCGTTACGCCGTCTTCGAAGGCCCCGACGCAAAGCTGGGCCTCGTCTGGATGACGACCTGGGACAGCGAGGATGACGCCCAGCAATTCGCCGAGGCCTACGCCCGATACCAGACCTCGCGCATGGGGGACAAGAAGTTCCAGCCGGTGGAAGTCCCGCGCTCGCTCTGGAGGGCGGTCGACGACGTGACGTGGATCGTGGACCGTCGGGGCTCTGACGTGGTCGTCGTGGAAGGTTTCCCGCCGTCGACCTCGTCTCCCCTGGTGGAATCCGCCTTCAAATCGGCGAAAACGGAGATGAAACCGACGCCCAGGGAACCGAAGCCGGCCGTTCCGGAACCTGCCCACTAG
- the msrB gene encoding peptide-methionine (R)-S-oxide reductase MsrB produces MLILPPRSGLIRLVVSAGFLAAFTSFASAQSTSNRQEAQPSTKDATPATPADEASKDSTAQKNAPAKEPEHVYKTDEEWRRLLTHDQYLVTRMKATEPAFSGRYATGHYKGTFLCVCCGAKLFDSQTKFDSGTGWPSFWRPATAKALEQAYDRSEAELRVEVTCARCGAHLGHVFNDGPAPTGLRYCINSLAIKLDSEPVRPTSASRRAPNRKRSTQTRDARAESPEATAPPEDDAKPKNPA; encoded by the coding sequence ATGCTCATCCTTCCCCCACGTTCCGGCCTGATCCGCCTCGTCGTCAGCGCCGGTTTCCTCGCCGCCTTCACGAGCTTCGCCTCCGCTCAGTCGACGTCGAACCGCCAGGAGGCCCAGCCCTCCACCAAGGACGCGACCCCCGCCACCCCAGCCGACGAGGCCTCCAAGGATTCGACCGCCCAGAAGAACGCGCCCGCCAAGGAACCCGAGCACGTCTACAAGACGGACGAGGAGTGGCGACGGCTTCTCACCCACGACCAGTATCTGGTGACTCGGATGAAGGCCACGGAGCCCGCCTTCTCGGGGCGCTACGCGACCGGCCACTACAAGGGGACGTTCCTCTGCGTCTGCTGCGGGGCGAAGCTGTTCGACTCGCAGACCAAGTTCGATTCCGGCACCGGATGGCCCAGCTTCTGGCGGCCCGCCACCGCGAAGGCCCTTGAACAGGCCTACGATCGCAGCGAGGCGGAACTCCGGGTCGAGGTCACCTGCGCCCGCTGCGGTGCGCACCTTGGGCACGTCTTCAACGACGGCCCAGCGCCAACGGGTCTGCGCTACTGCATCAACTCGCTGGCCATCAAGCTGGATTCCGAGCCGGTCCGGCCGACGTCCGCCTCGCGGCGGGCGCCGAACCGGAAGCGATCGACGCAGACCCGCGACGCCCGCGCTGAGTCTCCTGAGGCCACCGCGCCTCCCGAGGACGACGCGAAACCGAAGAACCCGGCCTGA
- a CDS encoding alpha/beta fold hydrolase, which produces MPEVAAEELTFTTSDGYPFHVARRAAVGTPRGIVVVLHGVQSHSGWYNGLGSRIAEAGYHVSFPNRRGSGPNQRDRGHTPSGHRLVDDIAEWIQQVRKETPNLPVALAGISWGGKIAVLTAAKRPELVDALALICPGLEPQVGVTFGEKLRIAHAVFTNRRKTFPIPLADPALFTDDPAGQEFIRNDPLGLRQATAGLLLASFLIDRRIKRSPSKIRQPTLLMLGGRDRIVDNDRTRRYFDRLAATDREVIEYPDGCHTLEFDPEPGEYARDLIAWLEPRFEAIRRRSN; this is translated from the coding sequence ATGCCTGAGGTCGCGGCCGAGGAGTTGACCTTCACCACCTCCGACGGCTATCCGTTTCACGTCGCGCGACGGGCTGCCGTGGGTACTCCGCGCGGGATCGTGGTCGTCCTGCACGGCGTCCAGAGCCATTCGGGGTGGTACAACGGGCTGGGGAGCCGGATCGCGGAGGCGGGGTACCACGTCTCGTTCCCGAACCGTCGCGGCTCGGGTCCCAATCAACGCGACCGAGGGCACACGCCTTCCGGTCATCGCCTGGTCGACGACATCGCCGAGTGGATCCAGCAGGTTCGCAAGGAGACCCCCAACCTCCCCGTCGCCCTGGCGGGGATCAGTTGGGGGGGGAAAATTGCCGTCCTGACCGCCGCCAAGCGGCCGGAGTTGGTCGACGCCCTGGCTCTCATCTGTCCTGGACTGGAGCCCCAGGTGGGGGTGACGTTCGGCGAGAAGCTTCGCATCGCCCACGCGGTCTTCACCAACCGCCGCAAGACGTTCCCGATCCCTCTCGCCGATCCGGCCCTTTTCACGGACGATCCCGCCGGCCAGGAGTTCATCCGGAACGACCCGCTGGGACTTCGACAGGCCACCGCCGGACTGCTGCTCGCCAGCTTCCTCATCGACCGTCGGATCAAGCGGTCGCCGAGCAAGATCCGCCAGCCGACGCTGTTGATGCTCGGCGGCAGGGACCGGATCGTCGACAACGACCGGACTCGCCGCTACTTCGACCGGCTGGCGGCGACGGATCGGGAGGTCATCGAGTATCCCGACGGCTGCCACACGCTGGAGTTCGACCCCGAACCCGGCGAGTACGCCCGCGACCTGATCGCCTGGCTGGAGCCTCGGTTCGAGGCGATCCGGCGTCGGTCGAACTGA
- a CDS encoding enolase C-terminal domain-like protein — protein sequence MADPSAAPPIAAARPTRGGPAIRRLVLHRVEVPLKKPVKHASHERTSSANLIVQVDLDDGSTGYGEGVPREYVTGETIETAVDAVARCDWPRRLGRPSSFADVVATVERLSLPEIDDDPRGMRGNAARCALELAVLDAYSRSFGASIGEAVALATAEGLERRAKPGPVRYSAAITAESRRKEIISAIKFRVYGFRDVKAKVGVAGQDDPRRMETLRRILGRRVDIRIDANEAWRADELVEKVAPLLRYRPSLLEQPVAHAEVDALTELRPRLGVPVMLDESLCGWPDGLAAIERKTTDFFNVRLSKCGGILPSLRLIGLARRHGLGVQLGCHPGETAILSAAGRHVASRVDGIRYLEGSYDRHILRSNLTTDDLTFGYGGRAAPFVGPGLGVNVDPDLLAAMTTQTREIDHA from the coding sequence TTGGCCGATCCGTCCGCTGCCCCGCCCATCGCCGCCGCCCGCCCCACCCGCGGAGGCCCTGCGATCCGCCGACTCGTGCTGCATCGCGTGGAGGTGCCGCTCAAGAAGCCGGTCAAGCACGCCTCGCACGAGCGGACCTCGAGCGCCAACCTGATCGTGCAAGTGGATCTGGACGACGGCTCGACGGGATACGGCGAGGGGGTGCCTCGCGAGTACGTCACCGGCGAAACGATCGAAACCGCCGTCGACGCCGTCGCCCGGTGCGATTGGCCCCGACGACTCGGTCGCCCCTCCTCGTTCGCCGACGTCGTCGCAACCGTCGAACGCCTGAGCCTGCCTGAGATCGACGACGACCCCCGCGGCATGCGCGGAAACGCCGCTCGCTGCGCCCTGGAACTCGCGGTGCTCGACGCCTACAGCCGATCGTTCGGCGCGTCGATCGGCGAGGCCGTCGCGTTAGCGACCGCCGAGGGCCTGGAACGGCGAGCCAAACCTGGCCCCGTCCGCTACAGCGCGGCGATCACGGCCGAGTCGCGGCGCAAGGAGATCATCTCTGCGATCAAGTTCCGCGTGTACGGCTTTCGCGACGTGAAGGCGAAGGTCGGCGTCGCTGGGCAAGACGACCCCCGTCGGATGGAAACCCTCCGGCGCATCCTGGGTCGGCGGGTCGATATCCGGATCGACGCCAACGAGGCCTGGCGCGCCGACGAGTTGGTTGAGAAGGTCGCCCCCCTGCTCCGTTACCGGCCGTCGCTGCTCGAACAGCCCGTTGCGCACGCCGAGGTCGACGCTCTGACAGAGCTTCGCCCCCGGTTAGGCGTTCCGGTGATGCTCGACGAGTCGCTCTGCGGCTGGCCGGACGGCCTCGCGGCGATCGAGCGCAAGACGACCGACTTCTTCAACGTCCGCCTGTCCAAATGCGGCGGGATTCTGCCCTCGTTGCGGTTGATCGGCCTGGCCCGACGACATGGGCTGGGAGTCCAACTAGGCTGCCATCCTGGAGAGACGGCGATCCTCTCCGCGGCCGGCCGGCACGTCGCCAGTCGGGTCGACGGCATCCGTTATCTGGAAGGCTCATACGACCGCCACATCCTTCGGTCCAACCTGACGACTGACGACCTGACATTCGGCTACGGCGGTCGGGCAGCGCCGTTCGTTGGGCCCGGCCTGGGCGTGAACGTCGATCCCGACCTGCTCGCCGCGATGACGACCCAGACCCGGGAGATCGATCATGCCTGA
- a CDS encoding NfeD family protein: protein MSDLFWPAVFLTLGLLLMSLELFVPSGGLIGVGAIVCLGLGLWNAFQSSRRLGMVFLLVDFVVVPTAAVAALRLWVRSPFGRKLALTPPRPDEIDVSHAHASAEDLVGSVGRALTPLHPCGHVQVGGRRHDGISESGLIAAGARICVVRVRSGQLVVRSIESPAAEERPETNGDPSPSPLDLGAGL from the coding sequence GTGAGCGACCTGTTCTGGCCGGCGGTCTTCCTGACGCTGGGATTGCTGCTGATGAGCCTGGAATTGTTCGTCCCCTCGGGCGGGCTCATCGGCGTCGGCGCAATCGTCTGCCTGGGGTTGGGGCTGTGGAACGCCTTCCAATCGTCGCGACGGTTGGGGATGGTTTTTCTGCTGGTCGACTTCGTCGTGGTCCCGACCGCGGCGGTTGCGGCGCTCCGGCTGTGGGTGCGTTCTCCCTTCGGCCGCAAGCTGGCCCTGACGCCTCCCCGGCCCGACGAGATCGACGTCTCGCACGCCCACGCCTCGGCGGAAGATCTGGTGGGCTCTGTCGGAAGGGCGTTGACGCCCCTTCATCCTTGCGGCCACGTCCAGGTCGGCGGCCGCCGCCACGACGGCATTTCCGAGTCCGGGTTGATCGCCGCAGGAGCGCGAATTTGCGTCGTCCGCGTCCGCTCCGGTCAACTCGTCGTCCGATCGATCGAGTCGCCGGCCGCGGAGGAGCGGCCCGAGACGAATGGGGATCCGTCCCCCTCACCCCTGGACCTCGGCGCCGGGCTCTGA
- the floA gene encoding flotillin-like protein FloA (flotillin-like protein involved in membrane lipid rafts): MTAMILAQANAPSTVSTFFWIGVFTLGVIALLGGIFITKYFNLWIQAFLTHANVSIVDLVGMSFRKVNPNIIVRSKIMAYQAGLTEKDGLTTRALESHYLAGGNVPNVVRALIAANRADIPLSYKQATAIDLAGRNVLEAVQTSVNPKVIPCPDPTQGRNTIDGVARNGIQLKVKAKVTVRTNLDRLVGGATDETIIARVGEGIVNAIGSADTHLQVLEKPDSISKRVLDKGLDAGTAYEILSIDIADIDVGDNIGANLQALQAEADTRVARAKAEERRAFAVAKEQEMQAAVQENRAKVVEAEAEVPLAIAEAFRQGHLGVSDYYNLKNVQADTDMRTAIAGTGSGSNAARQTAGTPQ; encoded by the coding sequence ATGACTGCCATGATTCTCGCTCAGGCCAACGCCCCCTCAACGGTCAGCACCTTCTTCTGGATCGGGGTCTTCACGCTCGGCGTGATCGCCCTGCTGGGCGGGATCTTCATCACCAAGTACTTCAACCTCTGGATCCAGGCGTTCTTGACGCACGCCAACGTCAGCATCGTGGATCTGGTCGGGATGTCGTTCCGCAAGGTGAACCCGAACATCATCGTCCGGTCCAAGATCATGGCCTATCAGGCTGGACTGACGGAGAAGGACGGCCTGACGACTCGGGCCCTGGAATCCCACTACCTGGCCGGCGGCAACGTCCCCAACGTGGTCCGAGCCCTGATCGCGGCCAATCGGGCCGACATCCCGCTTTCGTACAAGCAGGCGACGGCCATCGACCTCGCCGGCCGCAACGTGCTGGAAGCCGTGCAGACGAGCGTCAATCCCAAGGTCATCCCGTGCCCCGACCCCACACAGGGGAGGAACACCATCGACGGCGTCGCCCGCAACGGCATCCAACTCAAGGTGAAGGCCAAGGTGACCGTCCGGACGAACCTCGACCGTCTCGTGGGCGGGGCGACCGACGAGACGATCATCGCCCGCGTCGGCGAGGGCATCGTCAACGCGATCGGGTCAGCCGACACGCATCTCCAGGTCCTCGAGAAGCCGGACTCGATCTCCAAGCGCGTGCTCGACAAGGGGCTGGACGCCGGGACCGCGTACGAGATCCTCTCGATCGACATCGCCGACATCGACGTCGGCGACAACATCGGCGCCAATCTCCAGGCCCTTCAGGCCGAGGCGGACACCCGCGTCGCTCGAGCCAAGGCCGAAGAGCGTCGGGCCTTCGCCGTCGCCAAGGAGCAGGAGATGCAGGCCGCCGTTCAGGAGAACCGCGCGAAGGTCGTGGAGGCCGAGGCCGAAGTCCCGCTGGCGATCGCCGAGGCCTTTCGCCAGGGCCATCTGGGCGTCAGCGACTACTACAACCTGAAGAACGTCCAGGCCGACACCGACATGCGTACGGCCATCGCCGGGACCGGATCGGGAAGCAACGCCGCCCGTCAGACCGCCGGAACGCCCCAGTGA
- a CDS encoding thioredoxin family protein, whose product MTSHRPALRLVRLGALLALAAAMPNRPTFGQEPLDAPVSWRTDYGSALEEARAADRLLWIQFTGSWCPNCVRMEHDSFGHPAVVARTRSEFVAVKLQADVYQDLALGFNLSGLPASVIVDPSRNVLAVYQGYLGPDDLDALLGRAVALHTPKVNPEDVVDAPRLASAFIGPDDLSNPPEVPDEFAIVVARPIKKEEHAALSGYCPVSLVAEKKLIEGQAEYAVSHEGRIYRFASLVTFNLFRRDPERYVPANDGRCPVEQMDKGLEAAGDPRFGALYKGRLYLCSSREDRAQFLKEPSRYATVGVEDGGNCPHCLAEGGTTVPGDPRYSLSQGGRRFWFPDDAHRSAFMSLAPSTTIRR is encoded by the coding sequence ATGACTTCCCACCGACCCGCCCTGCGCCTCGTTCGCCTCGGCGCTTTGCTCGCGCTGGCGGCGGCGATGCCGAATCGGCCCACATTCGGACAAGAGCCTCTGGACGCTCCCGTCTCCTGGCGGACCGACTATGGGTCTGCGCTGGAAGAGGCCCGCGCGGCGGATCGGTTGCTGTGGATTCAGTTCACCGGCTCCTGGTGCCCGAACTGCGTCCGGATGGAGCACGACAGTTTCGGCCACCCCGCCGTGGTCGCCCGCACACGGTCCGAGTTCGTCGCGGTCAAACTCCAGGCCGACGTCTATCAGGACCTCGCTCTGGGCTTCAACCTGTCCGGCCTGCCAGCCAGCGTGATCGTCGACCCGTCGCGGAACGTGCTGGCCGTCTACCAGGGATACCTGGGGCCGGACGATCTTGACGCTCTGCTCGGCCGCGCGGTCGCACTCCACACGCCGAAGGTCAATCCCGAGGACGTCGTCGACGCTCCCCGGTTGGCCTCGGCCTTCATCGGTCCGGACGACCTCTCCAACCCGCCGGAAGTCCCCGACGAGTTTGCCATCGTCGTGGCAAGGCCGATCAAGAAGGAGGAGCACGCCGCCCTCTCCGGCTACTGTCCGGTCAGCCTTGTGGCGGAGAAGAAGCTGATCGAGGGCCAGGCGGAATACGCGGTCTCGCACGAAGGTCGCATCTACCGGTTCGCCAGCCTTGTGACGTTCAACCTCTTCCGTCGCGACCCCGAGCGTTACGTCCCCGCCAACGACGGCCGCTGCCCCGTCGAACAGATGGACAAGGGCCTCGAAGCCGCCGGCGATCCTCGCTTCGGCGCCCTGTACAAGGGCCGGCTCTACCTCTGCTCCTCCAGGGAGGATCGGGCTCAGTTTCTCAAGGAGCCCTCGCGCTACGCGACCGTCGGCGTTGAGGACGGGGGCAACTGCCCGCATTGCCTCGCCGAGGGAGGAACCACGGTTCCCGGCGACCCTCGTTACAGCCTGTCTCAGGGGGGACGACGGTTCTGGTTCCCCGACGACGCCCACCGTAGCGCGTTCATGTCGCTGGCTCCGTCGACGACCATCCGCCGTTAA